In one Lolium rigidum isolate FL_2022 unplaced genomic scaffold, APGP_CSIRO_Lrig_0.1 contig_32702_1, whole genome shotgun sequence genomic region, the following are encoded:
- the LOC124681045 gene encoding ATP synthase subunit alpha, chloroplastic, whose translation MATLRVDEIHKILRERIEQYNRKVGIENIGRVVQVGDGIARIIGLGEIMSGELVEFAEGTRGIALNLESKNVGIVLMGDGLMIQEGSFVKATGRIAQIPVSEAYLGRVINALAKPIDGKGEIIASESRLIESPAPSIISRRSVYEPLQTGLIAIDSMIPIGRGQRELIIGDRQTGKTAVATDTILNQKGQNVICVYVAIGQRASSVAQVVTNFHEEGAMEYTIVVAEMADSPATLQYLAPYTGAALAEYFMYRERHTLIIYDDLSKQAQAYRQMSLLLRRPPGREAYPGDVFYLHSRLLERAAKLNSLLGEGSMTALPIVETQSGDVSAYIPTNVISITDGQIFLSSDLFNAGIRPAINVGISVSRVGSAAQIKAMKQVAGKSKLELAQFAELQAFAQFASALDKTSQNQLARGRRLRELLKQSQANPLPVEEQIATIYTGTRGYLDSLEIEQVNKFLDDLRKHLKDTKPQFQEILSSSKTFTEQAEILLKEAIQEQLERFSLQQQT comes from the coding sequence ATGGCAACTCTTCGAGTCGACGAAATTCATAAAATTCTCCGCGAACGTATTGAACAATATAATAGGAAAGTAGGGATTGAGAATATTGGTCGCGTAGTTCAAGTGGGGGATGGGATTGCTCGTATTATAGGTCTTGGTGAAATAATGTCAGGTGAATTAGTCGAATTTGCAGAAGGCACTAGGGGTATTGCTCTTAATTTGGAATCCAAAAATGTTGGGATTGTATTAATGGGCGATGGGTTGATGATACAAGAGGGAAGTTTTGTAAAAGCAACAGGAAGAATTGCTCAGATACCCGTGAGCGAGGCTTACTTGGGTCGTGTTATAAATGCTTTGGCTAAACCTATTGATGGGAAAGGGGAAATTATAGCTTCGGAATCTCGCTTAATTGAATCTCCTGCTCCAAGTATAATTTCCAGGCGTTCCGTATATGAACCTCTTCAAACAGGGCTTATTGCTATCGATTCGATGATCCCTATAGGGCGCGGTCAGCGCGAGTTAATTATTGGGGACAGACAGACTGGCAAAACAGCAGTAGCCACAGATACAATTCTCAATCAAAAAGGACAAAATGTAATATGTGTTTATGTAGCTATCGGTCAAAGAGCATCCTCTGTGGCTCAAGTAGTAACTAATTTCCACGAGGAGGGGGCCATGGAATACACTATTGTAGTAGCTGAAATGGCGGATTCACCTGCTACATTACAATACCTCGCTCCTTATACGGGAGCAGCCCTGGCTGAATATTTTATGTACCGCGAACGGCATACTTTAATAATTTATGATGATCTCTCCAAACAGGCACAAGCTTATCGCCAAATGTCCCTTCTATTAAGAAGACCCCCCGGCCGTGAAGCTTATCCCGGGGATGTTTTTTATTTGCATTCACGCCTTTTAGAAAGAGCCGCgaaattaaattctcttttaggcGAAGGAAGTATGACCGCTTTACCAATAGTTGAGACTCAATCTGGAGACGTTTCTGCCTATATTCCTACTAATGTAATCTCCATTACAGATGGACAAATATTCTTATCTTCAGATCTATTCAATGCCGGAATTCGACCTGCTATTAATGTGGGTATTTCTGTTTCCAGAGTAGGATCCGCGGCTCAAATTAAAGCCATGAAACAAGTAGCTGGCAAATCAAAATTGGAATTAGCTCAATTCGCAGAGTTACAAGCCTTTGCACAATTCGCCTCTGCTCTGGATAAAACAAGTCAGAATCAATTGGCAAGGGGTCGACGATTAAGGGAATTGCTTAAACAATCTCAGGCAAACCCTCTCCCAGTGGAAGAACAGATAGCTACTATTTATACCGGAACGAGAGGATATCTGGATTCATTAGAGATTGAACAGGTAAATAAATTTCTGGATGACTTACGTAAACACCTAAAAGATACTAAACCTCAATTCCAAGAAATTCTATCTTCTAGCAAGACATTCACCGAGCAAGCGGAAATCCTTTTGAAGGAAGCTATTCAGGAACAGCTGGAACGGTTTTCCCTTCAGCAACAAACATAA
- the LOC124681046 gene encoding ATP synthase subunit a, chloroplastic — protein MNIIPCSIKTLKGLYDISGVEVGQHFYWQIGSFQIHAQVLITSWVVITILLGSVVIAVRNPQTVPMDGQNFFEYVLEFIRDLSKTQIGEEYGPWVPFIGTMFLFIFVSNWSGALLPWKIIELPHGELAAPTNDINTTVALALLTSAAYFYAGLSKKGLSYFEKYIKPTPILLPINILEDFTKPLSLSFRLFGNILADELVVVVLVSLVPLVVPIPVMFLGLFTSGIQALIFATLAAAYIGESMEGHH, from the coding sequence ATGAATATTATACCTTGTTCCATTAAAACACTCAAGGGGTTATACGATATATCGGGTGTAGAAGTAGGCCAACACTTCTATTGGCAAATAGGAAGTTTCCAAATTCATGCCCAAGTACTCATCACTTCTTGGGTTGTAATTACTATCTTGCTAGGTTCAGTTGTCATAGCTGTTCGGAATCCACAAACCGTACCGATGGACGGTCAGAATTTCTTTGAATATGTCCTTGAGTTTATTCGAGACTTGAGCAAAACTCAGATTGGAGAAGAATATGGTCCCTGGGTTCCATTTATTGGAACTATgttcctttttatttttgtttcgaaTTGGTCGGGTGCTCTTTTACCTTGGAAAATTATAGAGCTACCCCATGGGGAATTAGCAGCACCCACGAATGATATAAATACTACTGTTGCTTTAGCTTTACTCACGTCAGCAGCATATTTTTATGCGGGTCTTAGCAAAAAAGGATTGAGCTATTTCGAGAAATATATTAAACCAACTCCAATCCTTTTACCAATTAACATACTAGAGGATTTCACAAAACCATTATCGCTTAGCTTTCGACTTTTTGGGAATATATTGGCGGATGAAttagttgttgttgttcttgtttcTTTAGTCCCCTTAGTAGTCCCTATACCTGTCATGTTTCTTGGATTATTTACAAGCGGTATTCAAGCTCTTATTTTTGCAACATTAGCCGCAGCCTATATAGGTGAATCCATGGAGGGTCATCATTGA